GATCACGAACGCCCCGAGAACAATCACCATCAACAACACACTCACCACCGCCTCTCCAGGCCCCATCGGCTTACAGGGTGGTTCATCATCGCGGGCGGATGCGCCCCGCGCAAGAGACCGTTCGCGTGATGGTGGGCGGGCGTTTACGTGATCGTGGGACCAATTCCTTCCGCATCGATCGCAGTCGCGGCATCATCGACCCATGACTGATTTCAACGAGACCATCATCAACGAGTTCCGCAGCAACGGCGGTCATGTGGAGACAGCAGGTTTCGGCGACAAGCTCGTCATCCTGCATTCCATCGGCGCCAAGAGCGGCGACGTGCGCCTCAACCCGCTCCTGGCCCTGTCCGAGGACGACTCCTGGCTCATCGTCGGCTCGGCCGCCGGATCCCCCAAGGACCCGGCCTGGGTGCACAACCTGCGTGCCCACCCGGCCATCGACATGGAGGTGCCTCGCGATGGCGAGGTCGCGACCATCAAGGTGAACGTCTCCGAGGTGCCCGACTCCGTTTGGGCCGAGAACTGGAAGAAGTTCACCGACTTCTCCGACGGCTTCAAGGAGTACGAGAAGACCGCCGAGGGTCGTAAGTTCCCGATCTTCCGCTTGAACCCGGCCTGACCGTCCGCGTCAGCCGGCCGGTGCGGTCGCCGGGGTCGAGCCCGACGCTGTCCAGCTCCCGTCCGTACGGCTGACCGTCGTGGTCGAGCCGTCCGTACCGGTCACGCGCAGCGTGGAGTCGTCGACCCACTCGAGCTTCGTCGCGCGCAGGTCGGCGCGGTACTGCTCCGCGCCGGCGGCCTTGTCCCGGATGACGACGGTCCCGTCGGTCGCCGTCGCGACGTAGGTCCCCCCGGGCGAGTTGGTGTCGGACACCGACGCGGCAGCCGGTGCCGGTGCTGCGGTGGTCGTCTCGGTCGGAGCGGTCGCCGTCGGGGCACTGGTTGTCGGAGACGATGTGGTCGGAGCGGGTGTGCTGGACGACGGTGCGGCCGAGGTCGAGGGTGTGGATGTCGCCTGTGCCGGCGCCGACCGAGCGTTCGCCTGAGCAGACTGAGTCACCGTGCCGTTAGCAGATCCACAGGACAGCGCGCCGAGGAACACACCGATCGTGATCGTCGCGCTACCCGACGACAAGAAGTTTCCCACCTTGCTTCGCAGCTCAACTGTGTACGAGCCCACCAGCGTGCCCAGGAGGCCG
This window of the Williamsia phyllosphaerae genome carries:
- a CDS encoding nitroreductase/quinone reductase family protein; translated protein: MTDFNETIINEFRSNGGHVETAGFGDKLVILHSIGAKSGDVRLNPLLALSEDDSWLIVGSAAGSPKDPAWVHNLRAHPAIDMEVPRDGEVATIKVNVSEVPDSVWAENWKKFTDFSDGFKEYEKTAEGRKFPIFRLNPA